GATAAGAAGTTGATCTTGGTGTTCTGAGTACAAAAGAATCAATGTGAGTATTATGTTCCACTATGATGTGCCAGACGATCTCTACATTTGTCTATTCCATCCAGACTTGGTCTCAGGTGATGAGGAGAGTTGTGTGATCTGACTATTCCTTTAGCCGATCATTTAGTGTTTCAGCAGCTTATCTGCTCTTCTATCTCCCTCAATTTCCTCTAACTGCCTTCTGACTTAAGGTCAATAGCCTGCGGAATTTTTTAACACAatcatttatatgtttattaatttattcatcaaGCATGGGGATACTCCAAACCATTCACTGGATTTTCAGATTACATATGTCCAACAGATGAGCCATTAAATCCATAGGGGGTACTACCTCTGTCCAATGTCAAGCCTGATCTTTGGAAAAGAATACTTTTACTACCTTATCTCGGATGTGCTTGGTCTTCACCCCATAGACAAAGGGGTTGAGGAAAGGTGGAACCAGAAGGTAAAGGTTGGACAAGGTGATATGTATGTATGCTGGGATATAAGATCCAGATCTGTGagtaaagaaggagaaaaaagccaGGAGATAGAATTGGAAGAAGACACTTATATGGGGAACACATGTATTAAATGCCTTAAGACGTGCCTCTTTCTGGGGCAGGTGGAAAACAGtgacaaatatttgtatataGGAGAGGGTGATCAAAATGAAGTCAAGGCCACCAACAATAAAAGCTCCAAGGAGACCATAGAATTTATTGACGTAAACATCTTCGGTGGCCAGCTTCACAAGGGCCATGTGTTCACAGTAAGTGTGGGATATTAACCTTGTTCGGTAAAGTTTCAGACGACACTTAATGAGCAATAGACACGGGATTACCAGAACGGCAGGCGGCAATGTTACCCCGACTCCAATATGAGTAACTAGTTGTCGAGTGAATATGGTAGCATGCCTCAGAGGATAACAGATTGCTACATAGCGGTCCAGAGCCATGGCCAGCAGGACTCCTGATTCAATACCCTGAAACGTGTGGATGAGCCACATCTGAAAGAGGCAAGCATCAAAATAGATCTCTGGCAAGTGCAACCAGAAAATTCCAAGCATCGTGGGGACAATACTGGTGCTAAGGGTGATGGCTGTGGCTCCCAACATGGCCAGGAAGATATACATAGGCTCATGGAGACTGGGTTCAGATTTGATGATGATCACAAGTAGAGAATTTCCTATCAAAGCCATGACATACATAGCACAGAATGGAATCCCAATCCAACACTGTACGGTTTCCAGGCCGGGGATCCCAATAAAGGTCAGCATGGAGGGCATGAACACGGTGCCATTTGTAACAAACATGGCAGTTCTGGGGCCTTCTTAGCAGGCTGGTAAAGCTTCCAAACTGTGGTTCTCTGTGCTCTTTTATATCGTATTCTCATTCAGTCATACAATTATTGAATGACAGAAATAGGAGATTCAATTTCATCAGCTTAGTTATCATTctttaaatgaatgagaaaatgttaatatGGAGACCCATGGAAAGGTTCACCAGTATACACTTTAGCAAAATCACCCACCCACACTCAGTGATATCCACAGTGTGAAAGCTGAGTATTTGGACAGTGTGCCTGTGAAGAGATCAACACGTTCAGGCTGCTTAGTGGTGTTCTCCTTCCTTGCACACTctatcttctcttccttcttctaatCTGTTcatggaaataagaaaaaacaaattgaaagaaagaaagaaagaaaactttggaaaattctttagACAGAGAAACACTAAAAAACACTGTGCAcacttttttctcctccccactttctctctcctctttaccCACCATTCACTTTAGACTAACAGGACTGGGTATTTCTACAGAATACATCAACACTTCTTTGATAAAATAGTTAAAGTCCCCTTTCTATGGTTATGACTCCACTACTAGAATGACCTCTCTTAACCTTGAGCTTGCTTCTCACCAAGGAATATTTAAACATGACATTGCTTCAGGACACAGACTTTATCCAGATAGACAAGTACAGTTGCATACTTTTGTATATTATCATTCTGACTCAGGAAAAAATTCTTATATGTAAGTTCCTCAGTCAGATAAGCACCCATTGCTCAGGTGGTCTCTTTTCCACTCAGTAGAAAATAAGGACAGTTTGAAAACATAGCAAAACTAAGAGGATAAAGAATACCTGGCGTAGAAGAAGAGAGACCTGGGTGTTTCACCAGGAGAGCACTGAGGAAGATGCTCAAGTGGCTAGAGGTAAGATTAAGtgaatgagtttggaagcctAGGTCTCCATATGGAGGCAGTGTTGGCAGACATAATCCTTATACAGAAATCAGGGCTACTTACTGATGGAGAGAagcaaaaattctaatttttgtcttTCGCAAAAGCTGACACAAGACAAATATGAGGGAGCGGACCTTTTCGAGAATTGTCCAAGAGATTCC
The Equus caballus isolate H_3958 breed thoroughbred chromosome 7, TB-T2T, whole genome shotgun sequence genome window above contains:
- the OR52A32 gene encoding olfactory receptor family 52 subfamily A member 32 — its product is MFVTNGTVFMPSMLTFIGIPGLETVQCWIGIPFCAMYVMALIGNSLLVIIIKSEPSLHEPMYIFLAMLGATAITLSTSIVPTMLGIFWLHLPEIYFDACLFQMWLIHTFQGIESGVLLAMALDRYVAICYPLRHATIFTRQLVTHIGVGVTLPPAVLVIPCLLLIKCRLKLYRTRLISHTYCEHMALVKLATEDVYVNKFYGLLGAFIVGGLDFILITLSYIQIFVTVFHLPQKEARLKAFNTCVPHISVFFQFYLLAFFSFFTHRSGSYIPAYIHITLSNLYLLVPPFLNPFVYGVKTKHIRDKVVKVFFSKDQA